A genome region from Triticum aestivum cultivar Chinese Spring chromosome 2B, IWGSC CS RefSeq v2.1, whole genome shotgun sequence includes the following:
- the LOC123045796 gene encoding uncharacterized protein isoform X2, with translation MPPPNHRISPAGLFGAPDPPPSQCSLTPLPSRCPQAVLLALPTPSHKDKIETAAGARIAGSPHFAGQQPSRAFPDPFEQQQQWAPNPLHASVLSAWELLCCQNVTSQVDYLWQRKTSTEST, from the exons ATGCCGCCGCCCAACCACCGCATCTCACCCGCGGGCCTCTTCGGCGCCCCTGACCCGCCGCCCTCCCAGTGCTCCCTCACACCTCTCCCTTCTCGGTGCCCACAAGCCGTCCTCCTGGCGCTCCCCACTCCATCCCACAAAGACAAAATCGAGACGGCGGCAGGTGCCCGCATCGCCGGCTCGCCGCACTTCGCTGGCCAACAACCGTCGCGGGCGTTCCCTGATCCCTTCGAGCAGCAGCAGCAATGGGCGCCCAATCCCCTCCATGCGTCCGTGCTCTCCGCCTGGGAGTTGCTCTGTTGCCAG AATGTAACCTCCCAAGTAGACTATCTCTGGCAGAGGAAAACTTCCACCGAATCGACATGA
- the LOC123045796 gene encoding uncharacterized protein isoform X1 → MPPPNHRISPAGLFGAPDPPPSQCSLTPLPSRCPQAVLLALPTPSHKDKIETAAGARIAGSPHFAGQQPSRAFPDPFEQQQQWAPNPLHASVLSAWELLCCQVQEELFCAHELLLAVDKLSMQRA, encoded by the exons ATGCCGCCGCCCAACCACCGCATCTCACCCGCGGGCCTCTTCGGCGCCCCTGACCCGCCGCCCTCCCAGTGCTCCCTCACACCTCTCCCTTCTCGGTGCCCACAAGCCGTCCTCCTGGCGCTCCCCACTCCATCCCACAAAGACAAAATCGAGACGGCGGCAGGTGCCCGCATCGCCGGCTCGCCGCACTTCGCTGGCCAACAACCGTCGCGGGCGTTCCCTGATCCCTTCGAGCAGCAGCAGCAATGGGCGCCCAATCCCCTCCATGCGTCCGTGCTCTCCGCCTGGGAGTTGCTCTGTTGCCAG GTTCAGGAAGAGCTATTTTGTGCACATGAGTTGCTATTGGCAGTGGACAAATTATCTATGCAGAGAGCTTAG
- the LOC123045797 gene encoding very-long-chain 3-oxoacyl-CoA reductase 1 has product MAGASAQPAWAQALAAVGLLVASRAAVRLALWLYAAFLRPAKPLRRRYGAWAVVTGATDGIGRALAFELAAAGLGLVLVGRSPEKLAAVSKEVSARFPGAEVRTFVIDFAADGLAANVAVLAESIRGLDVGVLVNNAGHGYPYARYFHEVDEELRRNLIRLNVEAVTRVTHAVLPGMVERKRGAVVNIGSGAASIMPSTPLYTVYAATKAYADQFSRSLYVEYKNKGIDVQCQVPMYVATKMASIRQASLFAPSPETYARAAVRYIGYEPRCAPYWPHALLWFLFSVVPEPLVDGYVLGMSLGIRKMGRAKEARKKAT; this is encoded by the exons ATGGCCGGGGCAAGCGCGCAGCCGGCGTGGGCGCAGGCGCTCGCGGCGGTGGGCCTCCTCGTCGCGTCGCGCGCCGCGGTGCGCCTTGCGCTGTGGCTCTACGCGGCCTTCCTCCGTCCCGCCAAGCCGCTGCGCCGCCGCTACGGTGCATGGGCCGTCGTCACGGGCGCCACGGACGGCATCGGCCGCGCGCTCGCcttcgagctcgccgccgccgggctcggcCTCGTCCTCGTCGGCCGCAGCCCCGAGAAGCTCGCCGCGGTCTCCAAAGAGGTCAGCGCTAGGTTCCCCGGCGCTGAGGTGCGCACCTTCGTCATCGACTTCGCCGCCGACGGACTCGCCGCTAACGTGGCCGTGCTGGCGGAGTCCATCCGGGGACTCGACGTCGGCGTGCTCGTCAACAATGCGGGTCACGGCTACCCGTATGCCCGCTACTTCCACGAGGTGGACGAGGAGCTCAGGAGGAACCTGATACGCCTCAACGTCGAGGCCGTCACCCGGGTGACGCACGCCGTGCTCCCTGGCATGGTGGAGCGCAAGCGCGGCGCCGTGGTGAACATCGGATCCGGCGCCGCCTCCATCATGCCGTCCACCCCGCTCTACACCGTCTACGCCGCCACCAAGGC ATATGCTGATCAATTCTCGCGAAGCCTATATGTCGAGTATAAGAACAAAGGCATCGATGTGCAATGCCAG GTACCCATGTACGTGGCGACGAAGATGGCCTCAATTAGGCAGGCCTCCCTGTTTGCCCCGTCACCGGAGACGTATGCCCGCGCCGCCGTGCGCTACATTGGGTACGAGCCTCGGTGCGCGCCCTACTGGCCGCACGCCCTCCTGTGGTTCCTCTTCTCCGTGGTGCCTGAGCCCCTCGTCGATGGGTACGTCCTCGGCATGTCCCTCGGTATCCGCAAAATGGGCCGCGCCAAGGAGGCCAGGAAGAAAGCGACGTGA
- the LOC123045799 gene encoding kelch domain-containing protein 4: MGKKQKKPGKGKEKTERKTAKGEEKRARREAGKVGEEDDIDAILKNIQKEEAKKKEVHVEENVPAPSPRSNGSLTINPSKDTELILYGGEFYNGSKTFVYGDLYRYDVEKNEWKLVSSPNSPPPRSAHQTVAWKNNVYMFGGEFTSPNQERFHHYKDFWTLDLKTNQWEQILAKGCPSARSGHRMVLYKHKIVLFGGFYDTLREVRYYNDLHVFDLDNFKWEEIKPRPGCLWPSPRSGFQLVVYQDQIYMYGGYFKEVSSDKNASEKGTVHADMWSLDPRTWEWNKVKKTGMPPGPRAGFSMCVHKKRAVLFGGVVDMEVEADVLMSMFMNELYGFQLDNHRWYPLELRKDKPAKNKTKDIKRKETANDSESNIGNEDDDTMDCSEEATDVQSEVGGVSNHLTKSLTLNKVGSSQNSDVMSDSTEQEATPEAIKPIGRINASMAVGKDTLYLYGGMMEVKDREITLDDLYSLNLSKLDEWKCIIPASESEWLEMSDDDDEEDEDEDDEDDSADDAMETDEDEEESDEEAEKNVAVSGAVALLKGERKKLRRKEKRARIEQIRVILGLSDSQRTPTPGESLRDFYKRTNMYWQMAAYEHTQHTGKELRKDGFDLAETRFKELKPILDELAVLEAEQKAEEEASASTSSKKDLKKGKQKSAGR; this comes from the exons ATggggaagaagcagaagaagccggggaaggggaaggagaagacggagcGTAAGACGGCCAAGGGAGAGGAGAAGCGCGCCCGCCGCGAGGCCGGCAAGGTCGGCGAGGAGGACGACATCGACGCCATCCTC AAGAATATACAGAAGGAGGAAGCGAAGAAGAAGGAGGTTCATGTGGAGGAGAATGTCCCTGCACCATCTCCCCGGTCCAATGGCTCG CTTACCATAAACCCATCGAAAGATACAGAACTAATTCTGTATGGTGGAGAGTTCTACAATGGTAGCAAG ACCTTTGTTTATGGTGATCTTTATCGTTACGATGTAGAGAAAAATGAGTGGAAGTTGGTATCTAGTCCTAACAGTCCACCTCCACGAAGTGCTCACCAGACAGTTGCATGGAAGAATAACGTATACATGTTTG GTGGGGAATTCACTTCACCAAACCAAGAACGTTTTCATCATTACAAG GACTTCTGGACACTGGATCTCAAAACAAATCAGTGGGAACAAATTCTTGCCAAGGGATGTCCAAGTGCACGTTCAGGACACAGAATG GTCCTTTACAAGCACAAGATTGTGCTATTTGGCGGCTTCTATGACACTCTTAGGGAAGTGAG GTACTACAATGATCTGCATGTTTTTGATCTGGATAATTTCAAG TGGGAGGAAATTAAGCCTCGTCCTGGGTGCCTGTGGCCAAGTCCAAGAAGTGGCTTTCAGCTTGTTGTTTACCAAGATCAG ATATATATGTATGGTGGATATTTTAAAGAAGTTTCTTCTGACAAAAATGCATCAGAAAAAGGAACAGTTCATGCAGATATGTGGTCTCTTGATCCTCGTACTTGGGAGTGGAATAAG GTTAAGAAGACTGGGATGCCACCTGGCCCCAGAGCTGGGTTTTCAATGTGTGTTCACAAGAAAAGGGCTGTCCTTTTTGGCGGCGTAGTAGATATGGAAGTCGAAG CTGATGTCCTTATGAGCATGTTCATGAACGAGCTGTATGGATTCCAGTTGGACAATCACCGTTG GTATCCTTTAGAGCTCAGGAAAGACAAGCCTGCTAAAAATAAG ACAAAGGATATCAAAAGAAAGGAAACAGCAAATGATTCAGAAAGTAATATTGGTAATGAGGATGATGATACCATGGACTGCTCGGAAGAAGCTACTGATGTTCAATCTGAAGTCGGTGGAGTTTCTAATCACTTGACCAAGAGTCTAACCTTAAACAAAGTTGGCTCAAGCCAAAACTCTGATGTCATGTCTGATTCAACAGAACAAGAAGCAACTCCAGAG GCAATTAAGCCCATTGGTCGTATCAATGCATCAATGGCTGTAGGGAAAGATACGCTATACTTATATGGAGGAATGATGGAAGTGAAAGATAGAGAAATTACTCTTGATGATCTGTATTCACTTAACCTTAGCAAACTAGATGAGTGGAAGTGTATCATACCG GCATCTGAGTCCGAATGGTTAGAAATgtccgatgatgacgatgaggaggatgaggatgaggacgatgaAGATGATAGTGCAGATGATGCTATGgagacagatgaagatgaggaggag TCCGATGAAGAGGCTGAGAAGAATGTAGCTGTGTCCGGTGCTGTGGCTCTACTGAAGGGTGAACGTAAGAAATTGCGCAGAAAAGAGAAACGTGCCCGGATAGAACAAATCAGGGTCATCCTTGGTCTTTCTGATTCTCAAAGGACACCAACG CCAGGAGAATCACTGAGGGATTTCTACAAGAGAACAAATATGTACTGGCAAATGGCTGCCTATGAGCACACTCAACACACCGGAAAG GAGCTCCGCAAGGAtggatttgatcttgctgaaactcGATTCAAGGAACTGAAACCCATACTCGATGAG CTGGCCGTGCTGGAGGCTGAACAAAAGGCGGAGGAAGAGGCCAGCGCATCGACTAGTTCCAAGAAGGACCTGAAGAAAGGCAAGCAGAAGAGCGCGGGAAGATAG